The genome window TGAGCATTCAAATTTGGAAGTTGGCACATATCCAGAAATTGACGACAGAAAAGTGGTGATGAAAATTAAGAAAGACAACAGCAAACGAGGCCATAATGCATGGAGGACAAAATCTCAGAAAAGGTTAATAATGATAGACATTCCTCTTGATGACTACAAGGATGATCCAGACTTCAACAAGTATGGCAAGAGAGATCACACTAGGATTGATAATCATATGCTTGAGTTATGTGAAACTGATCAGCATGATGTTACTGAAGAAAATAAACAGAATTCTGTTTCACTAGAGGATGTAATTACATGCCATGAGTCAGAAAGATGCCAAAATTACTCTTCAGAATTGGAGACAGAGAAGGAATTAGGGGTTGACAAGCTAGAGTTATGGAAGACTCGAAAAGAGACAACAAGTGAAGATAGCAAGAGGAAAATTCTGGAGAGGCTTGCCTCTGATTCTCAGAGGCTTGCCATTCTTAAAATGACACTGCAAGACTTGAAGAAGAAACCGGAGACACAGAAGAAAAGCAGCAAGGTAAATGAGATTGAGTATGAAACAGTAAAAAGACATATAGAAGATGTTGAGGAAGCTGTCATGAAACAAATAGGCATATATGATCAACTGGCAAAGGATACTGAAGAGTGCACATCCTCATCTTCGGACACAAGCACAATGCAGTTGGAAAAGCAAGGAGGACAAACGCAAAGAAAAAAGCTAACAGAACAAGCTCGAAGAGGTTCTGAACAGATAGGAAGGTTGCAGTTTGAGGTGCAGAACATCCAGTATATTCTGCTCAAACTGGCTGATGTGAAGAACAAcaaatgcaaaaacaaaaactctAGACCAGCAGGTGTGTTGCTGAAGGACTTTATTCGCATTGGAAGGAAAAATAGCAGAAGGCGCCGTAAGGGGTGTGTTTGTGGATGTTCAAGGCCTTCAACTAATGAGGACTAAGTCAGATACAGTATGTTGTGAGTACTTTTTTCGTTTGTGATGTTTTCTATAACATTGTTAACATAGCTAGTAAAATTGAAGGTTTGTCATAAGAAATAAGAGATCAATCAGTTTAGGCTTTGATGTAATGATGTTACGTATTCAGCATATAGTGTGGTCGCCTACAATGTGGGTTTTTGTATCCCCCACTACGTATGTTAATCTCCCTCTATGTGGTGCATTAGTTATATTTGTCTAGAAAATCAATATTGGGAGTCACATTGACCCTTTTGCTAATCTTGCCAAGATTGCAACACTGTTTCTGTGTGTTCACCGCCACAACATCTTCAACATGTCCACGATTTGAACCTGGATACACCTGTAacagaaacaaaattataaatgcaATAATTGTAGTTACAAGGTAAAATATTCTACAATTAAATTGGACACGCACAAGGGAAAAACTAAACTGACTATGCACTttagtaaatataataaattgaggAGATGTACAAATAgcaaagggtattttattttattttaaatgtatggGCAAATAGCATTCTTACGTCGAACAGAGATTCTCCTAGTTTTAGATTGATTGCTCCACTCTTGTACACCAGCATTTTGCCCATGTATCCCCTTGGCAAGTCTTTCAAGTGTGTGGGCTCTCCCGACACAGTTGATGTACCAGGCAGATAAGCAGGAATCTTAAAGAAAAACATCCTTTGGTCCTCACTCTTCTCCTGTTACAAAATTATCTATGCATTATATCACAGTTTCTGCTGTGTAATGTTTGTACAATTACTTCTTTATATATGTCATTAATGACTACTAACCAAGATCCGGAGTTCTGCAGCAGAATTCACAGAATTCTCATCATACTCTTCCGCATCATGAATTTCTACCAGAATAAAAGTTCAATACATGACTGTCattgttaaagaaaaattctattaatagttCATCTGTTTATGTATATGAGAGCAAACCTGAATCTCCAAGAGTAGCATTGTAAGAGTTTTCATAATCCTGTAGTTAAAGGTTCAGATGCTTAGACGTATGAGCAAGATACAGATAAGAATAGAACAGATGCGTGATGACAAATTCTCACCCATTGTTCCTTGATTTTCCTGGCAAATGCATTAGAAGCATCATTTTGATCCTCTTGATCCTTAGATGGTGAGCCACTGCTTGTGACACTATCTACAGATTTGCTTGTGCCATATGTCCCGAGGGAATGTgatgatgaacttccaagacTAAATGCAACTTCCACGCTAGCTGTAAGTTTTGAACACCGAAAATAAGCAGCAAGCAagatgaataaaatattaatcagGAAGGTGAAGGTAATTTCTCTTTGTGAGCAGGCCACACAATCAACTAATGAGGGAGTCCAAGATATATGTTCACACAGTCAAAATGCCGGGCTAGTATTTTCCATGGGACTTCTCTGTTAAACAGAAAAGCTTAACACATTTCATGTAAATGTACTATATCTCGTTTGAAACTATAACCATGCTTTTCCCTTTACACAGATACCAGCTATACTCACCATGCGTAGCAACTGTCTTTAATTTCAAAATCTTCAACATTAACCACAAAATTTTTCTAAAAGCAATGCAACTATCATACGAAATAGGGTGATTAATAATGTTCTACaatgtttttcatattttcaacGATGTCTTTTGGCATGTAAGGTTATGAAAACAAACGACAAATAATGTTTTGCAAAACTAATGAAATTTTACAACCAAAAACTAATGAAAACTTACATTTTCTTTCGACTTTTGGTGAATTGTTGCTGCTCCCTCCAGTACACAGAGCAGTAACATAATCATTCCTTGAATCAAAGATTTACAAACTTAACAAATTTAGTAATTTACATGTCACATAAGAGTGAAAAGGGACAATAGGACATTCTTACGCGCTCATAGTGAAGTTGTTTGTGGAAGAACTCTCTTCTGCCACCACCATTTGCTGTAAATAACTACAAGAGATATCACTCTTGCAGCTGAGGTACTTTAGGGGAACCCACTGcatgaaagaaatatttttcagtCGCTTTTATATTTctacaataaaataacaaatatgcatgaatgaaagaaatacaTGATACCTGCTCTTTAGATGTACTAACAGACTTCTCAGCAGAGTTAAGATGATGCACAACTTCATGGATTGGATGCAGGTGCAACTGTAACCAAGAAGAAAAGAAACTCATCCTAAGAAGTAGTTTCAGCAAAAGACTCCCATCCTAATTTATTGGATTTAgtattaaattttcaataaataggACAATAATCTCACATGTTGCATTGGCACACCTAATACAATGTTGTTCAAATAATAGAATGGGAGACATAGTTACCTTATCACCCATAAGAAGCCCAACAGCATATCCAGGTTCAACATATGGTACTGATTTATATGGCTTCCACAAAGTTGAAAAAGTCTGAAGAGAATTGAAAGCAAGATTgtcaaactcgagagtttacgATAATTCGTGGAAATTCTATAAACTCGTAAAAGTTCacttaatctaaaaaaaaaaacttacaaataacataataattgaatatttcaagtctaaaataaagcaaaatagcAAATTACAATAATAACGAACAAACCTGGTTGAACTCTTTGTCAATGGCTAAATCAAGTTTGAATTCTGAATGTTTAGGGTTGAACCGTACCTCCTCTTGGCATTGTTCATCCAACGAGTACGGTCGCCAACGAGTACGGTCGCCAACGAGGCGACGTGGAAAGCTGCCGAAAAACGTATAgctaaaagaaacaaagaaatgttagtttgaaaattaaaaaaaaaaaaaaaggcagaatCGATTGATTCGAACAAGCATGGGCGATAGAGAAAGATGGACCCAAGTCTGAGCACCGACCGAAGGTGAGAAGAAGACGTCAATTTGGCGCACAACTTCGGACTCCGAGAATTTGGGTTCGGCTTCCATTTTGACGGTGGCTTGGAGTATGAGTTGGTTGCACTGTTTCTATTACACAGCTTGATAGGAAATCGCGAGGGGAGAGGGAAGAAGACGAAGGTCGAGAGAGAGGATTTCAGAGAAGAGGGGAGAGGGAAGAAGATGAAGTCGAGAGAGAGGATTTGAAGCTTTGTTATTAACATCTATATCCTTCGGTACAGCTTTTATAGGGTAGTCACATGAAGAGACGGAATTAGTTACTTCAGTTAGAGGGTAGTTAGATTGGTTCGCAATTAGTTAGAATGAAGTTAGGATTTTGGTTTAGGTTTGAGCTTTGATGATTTTGGCggtgaatttaaaaaattcatataaaagcTAAGCACAAGtgaaaaacaatatattaaacCTTCAGACTCACATTGTTCCACGTAAACCTTCATATCAAGATTTATGTTGTGTACGTTGAAGCCTCAATGAAGACCATGGTCATTGGTCAAGCTTCTTGAGATTCACGACCCAGTAATGCATGGACGGCCGTGGATGCGTGGAGAGTTTAGTTGCTTTATGACGGAAGCGGTGGACGGTGACGGCGGGTCATGTCCTTGTAGTTATTCCTTCGTTCAAAACAAAGTTaatcagaaaaactctctttttAATCCTATCCTATGTAACATTTTAGTGTTATTAGCGTTGTtaggattaattttttaacatttttaggatttttatttatttatcttcttcaatctatattttccaactttattttaaattaaattaaatgttattttaatttttatcactatttaaaataactttatatataacaacttatttatcataaatttaatataatttgcatgttaaaaattttaattatatgttttagttatataaagtaaacatttattttttttgtcatccaagttaaaatattaatttttattaataaattagctgctaaatttttaatttctaaaaataaatttttttaaaaagagcaATCAAGACGGGGATGGGGTGTGTAGTCCTGTACAGGGTaactagacttttttttttttttatcaaaaggtGAAACTATTTGCAGCAGCAATGTTATTCTATGCGAAAACAGATAACACGAAacgcaataattttaaataaggaAGGCACCAAAAAAAGATTCAATAAGGTTAAATGATCTTTCAAATAAAtacctaaaaatttatttggacgaaaatcaatttaaaaactagatttgattgttttcattttttggttcgtttgaaaaattattttcactaaaaatattttcaaaaatccaaccaaatatattttcatcaccattttttagttttcgataaaaattaaaacagaaaacaaccaaactAACCCAAACACCGGAATACTTTAAAATGGTATGAGACCACACGACATGGTCTATGTACTTGGAGGTTAAACTTAGCTTCAGTAAACAGTAGTTATTCAACAGCAATTCAAGAGTTATGATCCAATTATACGGAACATCCCCACAAAAATATCATCGCATTGGAAACGGGGGCATagttattaaaattcaaaatacatgGAGATATATGAAGTTTCGTGAACTTGTATGTTTTTAAGCCCCCAATGACAAACAGAACACACGACGACATTACAAGCGGATAAAAGCACCGATCAAGTTGTTGGATCTGTCAGGTTTCTTTGTTGTATAAGTAAGATGGCTTTGTCTGCTCAGTAGCAAAGGGGACCTCAACCTGTGCAGGGAATCATCAACAGAAAAGCGTTGGAAACTAAAACATTACACTGTCCAACTTCATCTCCTCTGAATTGAGGGATAATAATATACATCAATGCATGTATGACATTTTAAGAACAACGAAAGGAAGCATATAATTCTCATTCTTCTTGATACAATAGATTATAGATATATAACAAGggggaaatgaaaataaattcccGTTCCTACTTTTATACCTTGTTGTAAGTTATAACAACAAAACTCAGAAGCACATACGTAGTAAATTTCTATCTTAATAATGTGTATGTATGATCATAATACATCAGACATTTTTGTAGACATTCAATGTAATTGTTTTAAACACTCCTGATTTACTCCCTCACTGTTCTCACTCTTTAATGGCAGCAATTGGGTATGATGATAATGAAAGGAGATTTTACACTGGTTTCATTTCAGGGAACTAATTGAGCCAGTATGCTTATAAAGTTATGCATAAGTGAGAGGCTGCAAGCTAAAAAGTTTACCTTCA of Glycine soja cultivar W05 chromosome 1, ASM419377v2, whole genome shotgun sequence contains these proteins:
- the LOC114367163 gene encoding uncharacterized protein LOC114367163 isoform X3 produces the protein MGDKLHLHPIHEVVHHLNSAEKSVSTSKEQWVPLKYLSCKSDISCSYLQQMVVAEESSSTNNFTMSANDYVTALCTGGSSNNSPKVERKSSVEVAFSLGSSSSHSLGTYGTSKSVDSVTSSGSPSKDQEDQNDASNAFARKIKEQWDYENSYNATLGDSEIHDAEEYDENSVNSAAELRILEKSEDQRMFFFKIPAYLPGTSTVSGEPTHLKDLPRGYMGKMLVYKSGAINLKLGESLFDVYPGSNRGHVEDVVAVNTQKQCCNLGKISKRVNVTPNIDFLDKYN
- the LOC114367163 gene encoding uncharacterized protein LOC114367163 isoform X2 — protein: MLITKLQILSLDFIFFPLPSSLKSSLSTFVFFPLPSRFPIKLCNRNSATNSYSKPPSKWKPNPNSRSPKLCAKLTSSSHLRYTFFGSFPRRLVGDRTRWRPYSLDEQCQEEVRFNPKHSEFKLDLAIDKEFNQTFSTLWKPYKSVPYVEPGYAVGLLMGDKLHLHPIHEVVHHLNSAEKSVSTSKEQWVPLKYLSCKSDISCSYLQQMVVAEESSSTNNFTMSANDYVTALCTGGSSNNSPKVERKSSVEVAFSLGSSSSHSLGTYGTSKSVDSVTSSGSPSKDQEDQNDASNAFARKIKEQWDYENSYNATLGDSEIHDAEEYDENSVNSAAELRILEKSEDQRMFFFKIPAYLPGTSTVSGEPTHLKDLPRGYMGKMLVYKSGAINLKLGESLFDVYPGSNRGHVEDVVAVNTQKQCCNLGKISKRVNVTPNIDFLDKYN
- the LOC114367163 gene encoding uncharacterized protein LOC114367163 isoform X1, coding for MLITKLQILSLDFIFFPLPSSLKSSLSTFVFFPLPSRFPIKLCNRNSATNSYSKPPSKWKPNPNSRSPKLCAKLTSSSHLRSVLRLGYTFFGSFPRRLVGDRTRWRPYSLDEQCQEEVRFNPKHSEFKLDLAIDKEFNQTFSTLWKPYKSVPYVEPGYAVGLLMGDKLHLHPIHEVVHHLNSAEKSVSTSKEQWVPLKYLSCKSDISCSYLQQMVVAEESSSTNNFTMSANDYVTALCTGGSSNNSPKVERKSSVEVAFSLGSSSSHSLGTYGTSKSVDSVTSSGSPSKDQEDQNDASNAFARKIKEQWDYENSYNATLGDSEIHDAEEYDENSVNSAAELRILEKSEDQRMFFFKIPAYLPGTSTVSGEPTHLKDLPRGYMGKMLVYKSGAINLKLGESLFDVYPGSNRGHVEDVVAVNTQKQCCNLGKISKRVNVTPNIDFLDKYN